Proteins found in one Erythrobacter sp. KY5 genomic segment:
- a CDS encoding DUF1214 domain-containing protein yields the protein MSIVALAGLLVGAGVSIWQTGRPGVLNGIGGKDGEAWTTDPDIGSDNANMLLRAHTARRGLFALNRSEAIYYTRSTDDTGRPLSARCYYRIDGGELPAKWWSITIYAADAFLPRNDTGAYSINKSSLEQNDAAWSALLSNKKVGETGNWISTDQAGEFDLVLRLYEPDEDLLASVVAADFPRIRRLSC from the coding sequence GTGAGCATTGTTGCACTCGCCGGTCTCCTGGTCGGCGCGGGCGTATCGATCTGGCAGACTGGACGTCCGGGGGTTTTGAACGGGATAGGCGGAAAAGACGGAGAAGCCTGGACCACGGACCCAGACATAGGCTCCGACAATGCGAACATGTTGCTGCGTGCCCACACTGCACGCCGCGGCCTTTTCGCGCTCAATCGATCCGAGGCGATCTACTACACACGTTCCACCGATGACACGGGGCGCCCATTGAGCGCGCGGTGCTACTACAGGATTGATGGCGGCGAGCTACCTGCCAAGTGGTGGTCGATCACCATCTACGCGGCCGATGCCTTCTTGCCGCGAAACGATACAGGCGCCTACTCGATCAACAAGAGCTCGCTGGAACAGAACGACGCGGCTTGGTCCGCTCTCTTGTCGAATAAGAAGGTCGGTGAAACCGGCAACTGGATTTCTACAGATCAGGCCGGAGAGTTCGATCTCGTCTTGCGGCTCTACGAGCCGGACGAGGACTTGCTCGCTTCGGTAGTAGCAGCTGACTTTCCTCGCATAAGGCGACTGTCATGCTGA
- a CDS encoding response regulator gives MTQPKDIIVVEDDSEIREMVVELLRKEGWSCAGVGSGEELDRLRSGIRARLLILDLNLPGEDGLHIAKRVSGEGDAPAILMLTARSDDVDRIVGLEVGADDYLGKPFNPRELVARVRALLRRLDRTLSSVGAQTLSVAGYTIDKAARSVRGESGEDIALSGAEFALLAALSEAKGRVLSRDYLLDHIHGREATPFDRSIDVLVSRVRKKVDREGRPSIIESVRNAGYVIKDHSS, from the coding sequence ATGACGCAGCCCAAAGATATCATCGTCGTCGAGGACGACAGCGAGATCCGCGAAATGGTGGTCGAACTCCTGCGCAAGGAGGGGTGGTCGTGCGCCGGAGTGGGATCCGGAGAGGAACTCGATCGCCTCCGATCGGGCATCCGGGCCCGGCTCCTAATTCTGGACCTCAACCTTCCTGGAGAGGACGGCCTCCACATCGCCAAGCGCGTTTCTGGGGAGGGCGACGCGCCGGCGATCCTCATGCTCACTGCACGCAGCGACGACGTGGATCGGATCGTAGGCCTCGAGGTCGGCGCCGACGACTACCTCGGCAAGCCGTTCAATCCTCGCGAACTCGTCGCCCGGGTCCGGGCCCTGTTACGACGCCTCGATCGAACGCTGAGCTCAGTGGGAGCCCAAACGCTATCGGTTGCGGGGTACACCATAGACAAGGCTGCACGGTCAGTTCGTGGTGAAAGCGGAGAGGACATTGCCCTGTCCGGAGCTGAATTTGCCCTTCTCGCCGCATTGTCCGAGGCGAAAGGCCGGGTGCTGTCGCGCGATTACCTGCTCGACCACATCCATGGTCGTGAGGCTACTCCTTTCGATCGCTCGATCGACGTGTTGGTCAGCCGGGTGCGCAAGAAGGTCGATCGCGAGGGTCGTCCTTCGATCATCGAAAGTGTGCGCAATGCAGGTTACGTCATCAAGGATCACTCATCATGA
- a CDS encoding ATP-binding protein, whose protein sequence is MISFLRRSRLRSWLIVLSILAALQLLLAIVSFWQSTTTRDEGFALPGPSRIAAIVSTLEASSPSERTAILTAISDERFSGTIVMSDPVADRNASAHMLPGVAMLIEAELSHRSGRNVEAWLVGNAGAQNIRRTPFELWSTAPLQVSIALAPNEWLLLEAIGDHANFVFGLPPGFWAGFLGVTVAFAALALLWWSLRPLERIERAMEQFAMVPVAVPIEPQGPRETQRIVAVVNRMQSQLANLFQERQVMFGALSHDLRTLLTRLRLRVDRIEDAIWREKADADLAAMNEVIENGLALARLDAARGGHAQRVDIAELLREVVRSTELAPDDLVISREAKPLAINADPHILLRGIRNLVDNAFRYGGDCSVAVAFSEGRLTIDVADTGPGIDAAELERLVRPFERGAETRTMKDSGSGLGLAIAKRAAESAGGSLTLYNRAAGGLVARMELPVKA, encoded by the coding sequence ATGATCAGCTTTCTTCGCCGTTCGCGCCTCCGATCTTGGCTAATCGTCCTGAGCATTCTGGCCGCGCTTCAATTGCTGCTCGCCATCGTGTCCTTCTGGCAATCGACGACTACCCGGGACGAAGGATTCGCCCTTCCCGGACCGTCGCGCATTGCTGCAATTGTCTCGACACTCGAGGCGTCGTCGCCGTCAGAGCGGACAGCGATCCTGACCGCGATCTCAGACGAGCGCTTTTCCGGAACGATCGTGATGTCCGACCCGGTCGCCGATCGAAACGCGTCAGCACACATGCTCCCTGGAGTAGCCATGCTGATCGAGGCAGAGCTTTCTCACCGCAGCGGAAGAAATGTAGAGGCGTGGCTTGTCGGAAACGCAGGCGCACAAAACATCCGACGAACCCCGTTTGAGCTTTGGAGCACCGCCCCATTGCAGGTTTCAATCGCGCTTGCGCCGAACGAATGGCTGTTACTGGAAGCGATTGGCGATCACGCGAACTTCGTTTTCGGTCTGCCCCCAGGGTTCTGGGCCGGCTTCCTCGGCGTCACCGTCGCGTTTGCGGCTCTGGCGCTCCTATGGTGGAGTTTGCGACCGCTCGAGAGGATCGAGCGGGCGATGGAGCAGTTCGCCATGGTACCGGTAGCTGTTCCGATCGAGCCTCAGGGCCCGCGCGAAACTCAGCGTATCGTTGCAGTCGTGAACCGCATGCAGAGCCAACTCGCCAATCTCTTTCAGGAACGGCAAGTCATGTTCGGGGCGTTGTCTCATGACCTTCGCACTTTGCTTACCCGGCTGAGACTGCGCGTTGATCGGATAGAGGATGCGATCTGGCGCGAAAAAGCGGATGCCGATCTGGCGGCGATGAACGAAGTCATAGAAAATGGTCTCGCCCTTGCCCGGCTCGATGCTGCACGAGGCGGACATGCGCAGCGCGTCGACATTGCGGAGCTCTTGCGCGAAGTTGTGCGCAGCACCGAGCTTGCCCCAGATGATCTCGTAATTTCAAGAGAGGCGAAGCCGCTCGCCATTAACGCCGACCCGCACATCTTGCTGCGCGGTATTCGCAATCTGGTCGACAACGCGTTTCGCTATGGAGGCGATTGCTCCGTCGCGGTCGCCTTTTCCGAGGGCCGTCTCACGATTGATGTTGCTGATACAGGTCCGGGCATCGACGCAGCCGAGCTGGAACGACTGGTTCGCCCGTTCGAGCGAGGCGCCGAGACGAGGACCATGAAAGATAGCGGGTCTGGTTTGGGCCTCGCAATCGCCAAGCGAGCGGCCGAGAGCGCGGGCGGATCATTGACGCTCTACAATCGCGCCGCTGGTGGCCTCGTGGCGCGCATGGAATTGCCGGTCAAAGCCTGA
- a CDS encoding GlxA family transcriptional regulator codes for MPASAPQRPVSISLVAVPEVSAAIVLSLHEVFAYVGVAWEALTGDRFETRSMVPRIVGRNTEPMRTSIGAILVPDHTFAEMHRSDVVIVADLFLDDGQGPVGRWRDEIAWIRDQYSRGAIVCSVCTGSMMLTEAGLLDGVDATTHWSATQTFADCYPRVILQPERLLVPGGHEHRIVTSGGSASWTELALYLVARFCGEAEARRTARIFLFGDLSHGQMPFAAMVRPKQHDDEIIADSQQWIADHYAMPNPVSQMAYRSGLAERTFKRRFAKCTGYAPLDYVQSLRIEEAKQMLETTNTAIDDIALDVGYEDPNSFRRLFKRTTSITPSQYRLKFQSIAAV; via the coding sequence ATGCCCGCGTCTGCTCCTCAAAGACCCGTCTCGATCAGCCTTGTTGCCGTGCCGGAGGTGTCCGCCGCCATTGTGCTCAGCCTGCACGAAGTGTTCGCTTATGTCGGCGTCGCCTGGGAAGCCCTGACCGGCGACCGCTTCGAAACGCGTTCGATGGTGCCGCGTATCGTCGGACGCAACACAGAGCCCATGCGCACCTCGATCGGCGCCATCCTCGTTCCCGACCATACGTTCGCCGAAATGCACAGGTCGGATGTCGTCATTGTCGCGGACCTGTTCCTGGATGACGGCCAGGGCCCGGTTGGGCGGTGGAGAGACGAGATCGCCTGGATCCGCGACCAATATAGCCGGGGCGCGATTGTCTGCTCGGTCTGTACGGGATCGATGATGCTGACCGAAGCGGGACTGCTGGATGGTGTCGATGCAACCACGCATTGGAGCGCAACCCAGACCTTCGCGGATTGCTATCCTCGCGTGATCCTCCAGCCTGAACGATTGCTGGTGCCCGGCGGCCACGAGCACCGCATCGTCACCAGCGGCGGGTCCGCCAGCTGGACCGAGCTCGCGCTCTATCTGGTTGCTCGCTTTTGCGGAGAGGCAGAGGCGCGGCGCACCGCAAGGATATTCCTGTTTGGCGACCTCAGCCACGGGCAGATGCCCTTTGCCGCGATGGTGCGTCCCAAGCAGCACGACGACGAGATCATCGCTGATAGCCAGCAATGGATCGCCGATCATTACGCGATGCCAAACCCGGTCTCCCAGATGGCCTACAGATCGGGTCTTGCCGAGCGGACATTCAAGAGGCGTTTCGCCAAATGCACCGGCTACGCACCGCTCGATTATGTTCAATCGCTCAGAATCGAGGAAGCCAAGCAGATGCTTGAGACGACTAACACGGCCATAGACGATATCGCGCTGGACGTTGGCTACGAGGATCCCAATTCGTTCCGTCGTCTCTTCAAGCGAACGACGAGCATCACGCCGAGCCAGTATCGGCTAAAGTTCCAGTCAATTGCGGCAGTGTGA